GAGGGTAGCTCGCCCGAGCCTGCGGGTAGGCCGCTCGAGGCACCCGGCAACGGAGTGTCCAGATGGATGGTCGCCGCCGTGCCGCCGTTGCTTATGCCGCGGCGGTGGGGAACAGAATCCGGCTTACAGGCCAACTCGCCCGCCCTTAGTCAGCGCTAGTCAGCGCGCTTTTTTCACCGACTTGTCGAGCTTGCGCAGCGCCTCGTCGAGCTGCTGGCGGCAGCTCTCGGCCAGATCGGACTCCTGCTGGTAGAGCAGACCGTAGGTGAAGGTGTCCTCGCCCGCGGCGTGCGCGGCATCGGCCTGCTGCAGCAGGTGGTCGCGGCTGACCACGCTGTCCTGATGATCGCCGAGCAACGTTTGGATGGCCTTGGCCTGCTTGGAGACGTCCTCCGCCCCGGTCGCCGCCGCGGTGTAGCGAAGTCGCTTGGCGCGCTTACGAATTACGTGCAGCGCCTCGTCACGATCGTGCTCTTCGTCGTCGTCCTGATCCTCGTCGACGCCGGCGGCGACCTGCTCCTCGTGCGCCTGAGCGGCCTGGTCTGCTTCGGCGGCCGCCTTGGCGGCCTTGCGTACCTTCTTGTAAGCGGCGTCGATGGTGACCGGTGCCGGCTGCTCTCCGGTAGCGGTAGTCGGGCGTTCGGCCACTATCGAATCGAGCGCGTCGAGCAGCCGGAAGTAGCGCTGCGACCGCATTGCGATCAGCGACCGCCGCAGCCCCGACTGGTAGCGGCGCTTGGCGCCCTCGACCAGGCGTTCGCGCACCGGTCCACGCACCAACTCCGGCGAAAGCCGGTCGAGCTCTTGCTCGTAGCGCTGCGCGAGCACCTCGGCATCGCGTGCCACGCCCAAGACGCCGGCGAGCTCGCGCAGTTCGTCGAGGACCCAGGCGTGGGTTTCGTCGGACAATCCCGCTTGGGCGTCCTTGAGCAGGCTGCGGATTTTGCGAGTGGTGACCCGCATCTGGTGTACGGAGTCGAAGACGTCGGCGCGCACCGCGCGGTCCCACACGATTAGCTCGTCGATTTGCTCGGCGATCGCGCGCTGCACCGGATCTTCGGGCGGCTCAGACCCGTTGGTCGGCAACGTTGTACCGAGCACCCGCGCCAGCTTGGACGCATGATTTGCGGGTTCGCCGCCGGCGTCCAGCAGCCGGTTGCTCAACCGACTCAGCAGCTCGGTGTCGGTCGCCCCACGGGATTCGTCGAGCTCGAGTTCCCACTCGCGCCACTCCTGGACGACGGGCTCCGAGTCGGGGCTGTCTGTCGCATTGGCCGACCAGGCTCGCACGTGGTCGTTGCTGAACTCCGCGAACGGTGCGCCCTCGATGCTGTACAGCACCTGGCTTTCACGTTGAGTCGTGATCCGGGCAACGGGTCGCAGCGGCCGGTCGCGGACGATCGCCAGCACCACGTCCAGCAACTGGCTGGGCACGGTGTCGTCGTCCGCGGAGCCCAGGGGCATGCGGATCTCGGTGCGGGCGTCGGGCCCGGCCGGCAACTTGAGGTGCCAGCCGGCATCATGGCCGCCGGTGCGGCGACGCAATGTGATCTTGTTGCGGGCGAGGTCCTGCGTCTGCGTGTCGAAGTACATCGCGTCCAGCGATTGCGTCGGCAACTTCTCTACCCGGGCC
This window of the Mycobacterium sp. 050128 genome carries:
- a CDS encoding CYTH and CHAD domain-containing protein, with translation MPETSRHLEVERKFDVLDSTVTPSFEGIATVARVEKLPTQSLDAMYFDTQTQDLARNKITLRRRTGGHDAGWHLKLPAGPDARTEIRMPLGSADDDTVPSQLLDVVLAIVRDRPLRPVARITTQRESQVLYSIEGAPFAEFSNDHVRAWSANATDSPDSEPVVQEWREWELELDESRGATDTELLSRLSNRLLDAGGEPANHASKLARVLGTTLPTNGSEPPEDPVQRAIAEQIDELIVWDRAVRADVFDSVHQMRVTTRKIRSLLKDAQAGLSDETHAWVLDELRELAGVLGVARDAEVLAQRYEQELDRLSPELVRGPVRERLVEGAKRRYQSGLRRSLIAMRSQRYFRLLDALDSIVAERPTTATGEQPAPVTIDAAYKKVRKAAKAAAEADQAAQAHEEQVAAGVDEDQDDDEEHDRDEALHVIRKRAKRLRYTAAATGAEDVSKQAKAIQTLLGDHQDSVVSRDHLLQQADAAHAAGEDTFTYGLLYQQESDLAESCRQQLDEALRKLDKSVKKAR